In the genome of Cryptomeria japonica chromosome 8, Sugi_1.0, whole genome shotgun sequence, one region contains:
- the LOC131028606 gene encoding uncharacterized protein LOC131028606, whose translation MAYLNGDESKMAKALKRQPNWVLQKLGLERNTIQSPKSNKVEEEKGRGEASRLTIPRYSPPHLKNLQQPFRVYNNPLSDVVDNNYEKRDIWKNMPYNENRNQYNYGQCNNHNDERRTNNGEINGNWNDRDMINNVSNNRGNYGNNGNYDNNGNRNNQNGNNNNGGGNNGNNGNGTDYAEQHLINVKNIIEEFEIPREDVFMKLFVQSLIEDAREWYRNLPNRYIGSWQEFVTIFLEEFGEHNDTSFASHELTSIKKNQNESISEFNKSKIHYEILSHKPTTLQQAFKIATTIENNRKATGKIGKRDDPKLYNPRAAKKDEFNQIMDMLKDMKSKKIHNEKPPPYRKQCMIAHGFAEEKDHESEYEPTVNVLSSDPFWGRDEDSSEDEQSSNV comes from the exons ATGGCTTACTTAAATGGAGATGAGTCCAAGATGGCGAAGGCACTTAAGAGACAACCAAATTGGGTGTTGCAAAAACTTGGATTAGAGAGAAATACTATTCAAAGCCCTAAGTCAAACAAAGTGGAAGAAGAGAAGGGAAGAGGTGAAGCAAGTAGACTAACAATTcctaggtatagtccccctcacTTGAAAAACTTGCAACAACCATTTAGGGTCTATAATAATCCATTATCTGATGTTGTGGATAATAATTATGAAAAGAGGGACATATGGAAAAATATGCCCTACAATGAAAATAGAAACCAGTATAATTATGGACAATGCAATAATCATAATGATGAAAGAAGAACTAACAATGGGGAAATTAATGGTAATTGGAATGATAGAGATATGATCAACAATGTAAGCAATAATAGGGGGAATTATGGTAACAATGGAAACTATGACAACAATGGTAATAGGAACAATcaaaatggaaataacaataatggTGGAGGTAACAATGGAAATAATG GAAATGGAACTGATTATGCAGAACAACAcctaataaatgtaaaaaatatcattgaagagttTGAAATCCCTCGtgaagatgtttttatgaaactgtttgttcaatctctAATAGAGGATGCAAGAGAATGGTATAGGAATCTTCCCAATAGATACATTGGTAGTTGGCAGGAGTTTGTGACAATATTTTTGGAGGAATTTGGAGAacataatgatacttcatttgcatctcatgaatTGACTAGCATAAAAAAGAATCAGAATGAATCAATTTCTGAATTCaataagag CAAGATTCACTATGAGATTCTATCTCATAAGCCTACCACCTTGCAGCAAGCATTTAAGATAGCCACTACCATTGAAAACAATAGAAAAGCTACTGGGAAAATTggtaagagagatgatccaaaattatataatccTAGAGCAGCAAAAAAGGATGAGTTTAAccaaatcatggacatgctgaAAGACATGAAGAGTAAGAAAATTCACAATGAGAAGCCTCCCCCATATAGAA AACAATGTATGATTGCACATGGTTTTGCAGAAGAGAAGGACCATGAGAGTGAGTATGAGCCTACTGTAAATGTACTTTCATCAGATCCATTTTGGGGTAGGGATGAGGATTCATCTGAGGATGAGCAATCATCAAATGTATGA
- the LOC131857693 gene encoding uncharacterized protein LOC131857693 → MTEKRTISICIDSSAWKESVQFLCARAFFMKWGGDWLAFSKIRKWVDEEWGSHFEIKTLTNGFFLIIAGSEVEKTRIMYNGSFMMKGVGFYIKDWIPNFDPRQASIEEIPVWIRLYNLPHEYWKEEVFKIIGDKLRRFIKSDEAIDKLDSCMYARICIIWKPHPLLPKAIEIRSPEGFWRQELEVEEIMVKCKSCKEWGHEESECMASQKGKGKVDRALED, encoded by the coding sequence ATGACGGAGAAGAGAACCATTAGCATTTGTATTGATTCATCGGCTTGGAAGGAATCGGTTCAATTTTTGTGCGCTAGAGCCTTCTTCATGAAGTGGGGAGGAGATTGGCTTGCTTTTTCAAAGATAAGGAAATGGGTTGATGAGGAATGGGGGAGCCATTTTGAGATCAAAACCCTAACAAACGGCTTTTTCTTAATCATTGCTGGGTCAGAAGTGGAAAAAACCAGAATCATGTATAATGGGTCTTTCATGATGAAGGGAGTAGGGTTCTACATTAAAGATTGGATCCCCAACTTTGATCCCCGGCAAGCCTCCATTGAGGAAATCCCAGTATGGATTAGGTTGTACAACTTACCGCATGAGTATTGGAAGGAGGAAGTTTTCAAGATAATCGGTGACAAGCTAAGGAGATTCATCAAATCAGATGAAGCCATTGATAAACTGGACTCGTGCATGTATGCTCGAATTTGCATAATATGGAAACCCCATCCCTTGCTCCCCAAGGCCATTGAAATCCGCTCCCCTGAGGGCTTCTGGCGGCAAGAGTTAGAAGTTGAAGAGATCATGGTGAAATGTAAGTCCTGTAAAGAGTGGGGGCATGAGGAATCTGAATGTATGGCAAGCCAGAAAGGCAAAGGCAAGGTTGACAGAGCGTTGGAGGACTAG